AATAATTTTAGCTGATGTTGTTATAGTCCACTTTATGAAAgattcatattttccatttttaataatatcttaAAAACTGTTTTCTGATTGTCAGATGCAAGTTCATTTGATTTTAGGCCTAAGTTATATTGTTCTGTCCCATAACTCATCACTAGTAATCTTATAGTGGTATAGTTGAtcagatgttttatttatatatattcgcTAATGTTGTCAATATTCAGACTTTACATGGTTTATAGTTGAGATAATGTATAgtagtttttttaagttgcttaaGTACATAATTGGAATTTCTTTCATTGTTTATGTTACATAGCTCAACTATTTTTAGGTataatttcatattctttgtctATTGGTTTTTAAATCAGAATCAGCTTTTAAGTAGTAAGTGATTGGCCCATATAAAACCTGttgtgtgttttttcttctgtttatttctattctttctttatcATTTGTAGGACTAAGTGGACGATTTATCATAACTGCTCTTCCTACTATTTATCAGTAAGTATTTGAAGATTCTGTAGGATGCCTGATGGTATAATGAGAATAGTAGGCCCCTGGCCTAGGTCGTGTTTAAAGAGCATTATTTTCAGTAAATGTATTGGAAGGCTTACTGTGCTTTTAGTGCTGTCCTAGGTGCCTTTAGATAGGTGAATGACGTGTGAAACAATCTGTGATCTCAAAGATTTGTAATTGTTTAGAAGATGATGTGCACAAGAAACAGTGTGATACCATTCAGCATAGTAAGTGATTATGAGCCCAGAGTTCTGGTAAGCACTGTAGGAAATTTGGTAAGGGAACAAAATTCAGCGTACTGGCCTGGTTCCTGGAGAATATGGGGTTAAAACTGAACCTTGGGAGTAGAATTTTCAGGAGTGCATAGTAAGCATTCCATCCTGAGGACAGTCTCATAAACAGTCATAAATAGGAACATGTTATTTTAACTAAGAAGGTGCTGTAGCTCACTCTTGGGGACAGTAGTAGGTGAAGTGGTTGTTAAGTCAGAATGAACAAGATTATATAGTCTTTAGTATCAGGTTTTTTAGCTTGTCTTTATCTTCTAAATAGGCCATAAGAAATCTTAAATCTGTGTATATACCCTGAACTTTAATGTTCATCTGGCTGGTGGGATGAATGCCAGGAGGTATTTCTCTCCTCATTTAGAGTTAAGAAAACAACACGTCGGCTGTTCTGTGTATATCTTGATTTTCTTTgtcaggtttttttccccatgtttgtGTCTGTTTCCCTATACCTTTTTAATTCACCCCTACCCCCTTTGTACCTATTTACATgtatcttctctgtctctgtaagTGCTTTCTCCCTTTTCACGAAGTCCTTTTCTCCATGTCCCCTCTAGTTAGTCTCCCCCTTTTCTCAACATGCCTGAAATTTTCTGGGATTTCCTGCCCTTTTTCTTTTAGTCACATTGTTTGTCATGCCCATTCCCCTAATTTCTACCTGCTGAAGCTCTACCTATCCTTCAAAAACAGCTCAAATGCCATTTTCTCCACAAAACTCTGCTTTGGCTCTGGTTGAATAAAGGATCCTCTAACTATAGATAGTAGGGAGCTATTGAAAGTTTTCCTATTTAAGTGATAAAAACAGAAGTATTAATGAAGTAGAATTAGACTGGCATATTATTTAAGGTAGTTTGGAAATGATGAAGGTGTGGGAGCCGGGAGAGCATTTATGACCCTGTGACAGAGCTCTGTATGTTGGAAatgggaaggaggaggtggatgTCAGGAAGAATGCAAAGTAGGCTGTAAAACAGAATCACTGTACCAGATGCCTCCAGCGATTTAAAGCATGATGGCTgtggcaggagggtatagcttagtgggaGAGagatgtacttagcatgcacaaggtcctgggttcaatccccatcagaaaaataagtaaacctaattacctcccccaccaaaaataaaaaataaattaaaaaaacaaaaccaaaagaaagtcCTAAAGCATGGAGGCTGAGATGATGTGATTATGACTGGAAATACCAGAAAAATGCCTTACATGTTTAATGTGTAAATAGCTAATAATAAATGCTAGACATGATTCTAACCACTTTTTATGAGGTCATTTCTTCAATGTGTGTGTTGTGGCTTAAAAGTGATTTTCTGAGatttatctcatttctttttcctcccccgttttattgagatataattgacatatatctACTTGCTGTGTTTTATAGTCTTATTATTTGGAAGAGTAATAATAACATTCTTAAGGCTTATGATTGTTTAAAAATACAACCTCAGTGTTTAATTAAATATGGGGCTAAGATGCCAAGGGTAGGTAATTAGTATAATTTGCCACTTGTGCATTGCTGatgattttaaatattagatCGATTGTAAAATGAGTTtctaaaaatagtaaaacaaatacaaaatttacTTATTTGGTACTGATTAATATTTAATTCTGATCTTCTTTAGTTGTAAGGATGGTGAATTTAGGCGCTATCAGGGCCCAAGGACTAAGAACGACTTCATAAACTTTGTGAGTGAAAAAGAGTGGAAGAGTATTGAACCTGTTTCATCATGGTTTGGTCCAGGTTCTATTTTGTAAGTATGAggggtttttcttttatttacttcagAATTAATTGGAACACaattatatttcatataagtAAAGCATTTATGCTTAGTTTTAATTCTTGGACTCATAAGATATGTTCAGATATACTACGTGATATCTTTAGTTTGGCTTTATCTTCTAAGTGATGCACATACTTGGATCCTTGTTAAACCAGGAGGAGACAGTCTTTAAAATTAAGATGCAAGCCTTTCCAGGAGTACTTTAGCTCTGCAGGTGGGGTCTTTTGTATCATGAAAAGGTAAATAATCCCCCTAAGAATGTGAGAAATATAATGGGTACGGCTATCATTTGAGCTTAATATTTGAATGAGAAGCCTCAAACATATACTTACTCATGCTACCTTTAGATTTCAGTTCTAGATTTAATGTGATTGAATTACTCCACCTGTCTGATAACTTTTGCTGTGAGTAGTGTGGATGAGCAGTGGCATGACTGACGACTGAGCTTGATGTATAGGTAGAGGGTATATTTCTCCGTAGCAACTTGCTGTGGAGCAGTAAGGATTGAGCAGGGCAAATGGGTTTTCTGATACTGTCTCAGGGAGTAAGGCCTCACAGGTCATTTGAGAGGCTTCTGGGAATATTGAATTTTGCTGAGGTCACCATGGACTCGTCCTGGTGTGGCTAAGTTATCTCTTACTGTCCTCTCACCACACTTGCCCTTAGAGGGTGGGGAGTTGGGCACCAACGTATAGGAGATAAAAGTGCTCTGGATTCTGGGAGTGGGGGAAAGATCAGCCCTAAGCAGTACTTTGAAATTGAAGTTTATCTTTAGCACCTTTTCCTTACACCTCTGAATTGGATTGTACTTTAGCTGTCAGAATTCCCCCCGAACCATCATGCCCAACCCAGTTAAGGCAGCTGGTGTCTCCTGATGGAATCTAATTAGCACAGACCTCAGTGAGGCTGCACAATGATTTATGTTTCAATTCCTTGTTCCTATTCttgttttgcattttaacagCAGAAGCAACATGATTAAGGTATCTTTCTTTGTTGAACTgaaaatgtaactgatttttgtttgAAATCTCATGTCATAAATGATTCTTACCTTCTTTGGTAGAAGAAGAGGCTTGCTTGTAAGTCTTTCAGTGAATCCTCAGGCAGCAGTCTGTACCTTTTTATTGGAAGCCCGAGTAAGGGGTGCTCCCAGGGTCAGCTTGACAGGTTCACCCACCCAGCGAGTGGTGACTGGATTAGGCCATCCTGCATACGGTACTCCGGCTGATGTATGAATTGGTCTGTGTGTTAGGGGCACCACTTCTGCTGGGGAGAACCCACAAACCTAATGTTTGGAGCATGCCTTTTTCTAACTGCCTATCTAAAGGGCTTGGGTTTAAGTATGTGGAAATAATTAGTTTTAGTTACATGATGACTTAGCATTTATTTCTTAGGTAATTATTTTGCATGTCATTGAACTATATCAAACTAATGCTATTGTAAGTTCTATTTAATTTGAATATGAAAGGAGGGTAATTCTTACGTGGGAAGGATTAGCTCACCAAGTGCTCCTGGTTCTTCCTTCAGGCTCCCTTCTCTACTCATTCTTTGGAGGGTTTTAAGGGTGAATAAGAGTTGCCATTTGCTTACAGTGTGCCTGACTTTAAATCAGCTGGTTCCATAGAGCTCGTGACCTGTTAAGTGTTTTGTTTACGGGGACATCACATAGTGGCAAAAATTCAGAAACTATTAATTTTCATTAACAAGCCTTATTATGACCTTGAAATCAATGATGTATCACTAATATTCAGTAACACCAGCAATAAAATCTGTTGTGTTGGGGAAACTAGAGagtaaaaaaatagaagataGAGATAACACACGTATTGTACTTCAAAGCTGTGTCTCTTACCTGGTTTTTCaatcatttctcttattttaggATGAGTAGTATGTCAGCACTCTTTCAGCTGTCTATGTGGATCAGGGTATGggctaaaattttatttctattttaaacatttttgatactgtcactttttaaaaaatgaccaagTTTTTagtttacctttttcttttgattttagaCTTGCCATAACTATTTTATTGAAGACCTTGGATTACCAGTTTGGGGATCATATACAGTGTTTGCTTTAGCAACTCTGCTTTCAGGACTATTATTAGGACTTGTAAGTACTTCATTTTCAGAAtactaggaagaaaaatattttagaatttgctAGTACAATTGCACTAGCTTTATAGTATGTATTCatatttcttatgtttatttttgcagTGCATGATATTTGTGGCAGATTGCCTTTGTCCTTCAAAAAGGCGCAGACCTCAGCCATATCCTTCcagtaagtacattttaaaatgtttatttttattcactatAGTCCTGTTCATATCTGTAAACACAATCACACATATAACAGGTTGCCTTTCTAGCTTAGGTTTCTAAATATGGAGTGGTGGGGGAATTGCGGCttatatttcatgtaaaaatgACAGCCCAGTGTATTTAGGAAAGTAGttttttccttggtttttatAGTGTGGAGAATTTTAACACTGCATCTGACTTACAGATATTTGATAACATTGACCTGATGTCAGTTTATTTGAAAACTTCATGATATTCATGGATCCATTTGAGAACATACTTGGGTCAAAAAAAGTTGAATGCATTCCACTCTTGAAGACATTCACTGATACAGTGACCACATTTGAAGCTTTTTCTTTGTGTGCTGATGAAATCAAAATTTTTCTGTTAGGATATTGGGAAAAGCAATTCCTGTAGTTGCTTTAGGACTGGCATTGACACTGTGCTAAAAGATGAGTTTATATAATTGGAATATTCACTGCTGTCTGTCTAAATATAATTACCTAccaatcatttgtttttaatcttgaCAATTACACCCTTACGAAGGCCCTCGTA
This DNA window, taken from Camelus dromedarius isolate mCamDro1 chromosome 5, mCamDro1.pat, whole genome shotgun sequence, encodes the following:
- the TMX1 gene encoding thioredoxin-related transmembrane protein 1 isoform X2, whose amino-acid sequence is MRTSRSAREGGSEALLRGGGGRCACCRYAPWCPACQNLQPEWESFAEWGEDLEVNIAKVDVTEQPGLSGRFIITALPTIYHCKDGEFRRYQGPRTKNDFINFVSEKEWKSIEPVSSWFGPGSILMSSMSALFQLSMWIRTCHNYFIEDLGLPVWGSYTVFALATLLSGLLLGLCMIFVADCLCPSKRRRPQPYPSKKLLPESSQPLKKVEEEQEADEEDVSEEEAESKEGTDKDFAQNAIRQRSVGPSLATDKS
- the TMX1 gene encoding thioredoxin-related transmembrane protein 1 isoform X3 produces the protein MAPSGSSVVPVAVLLLLLWGVPWTHGRRSDVRVITDKNWKELLEGEWMIEFYAPWCPACQNLQPEWESFAEWGEDLEVNIAKVDVTEQPGLSGRFIITALPTIYHCKDGEFRRYQGPRTKNDFINFVSEKEWKSIEPVSSWFGPGSILMSSMSALFQLSMWIRTCHNYFIEDLGLPVWGSYTVFALATLLSGLLLGLCMIFVADCLCPSKRRRPQPYPSIT